The following are encoded together in the Opitutus sp. ER46 genome:
- a CDS encoding cell wall hydrolase has protein sequence MNLRRTATCLYLAPLLALGGVSCLHAGAIPYIVPPETPQTFSPTRPSSIAAPSILVSIPKYELSDADRQTIAACLILEAASQGDFGMRAVMSVIRNRARELPELFVPTVMKGKQFSALNSVTSGRESLRRLVARAQRDRMWPVALRIVDEAAGPKWHDPTGGATHYTRTGERTTWTRSLARTTTIGRHAFYR, from the coding sequence GTGAACCTACGACGGACAGCGACCTGCCTGTACCTCGCGCCGCTGCTGGCGCTGGGAGGCGTGAGCTGTCTGCACGCCGGCGCCATCCCGTATATCGTTCCGCCGGAGACGCCGCAGACGTTTTCACCAACCCGCCCCTCCAGTATCGCCGCCCCATCCATCCTCGTTTCGATCCCGAAGTACGAACTCAGCGACGCCGATCGGCAGACCATCGCCGCGTGCCTCATTCTCGAGGCCGCCTCCCAGGGCGACTTCGGCATGCGCGCCGTGATGTCCGTCATCCGCAACCGCGCGCGCGAGTTACCCGAGCTCTTCGTGCCCACCGTGATGAAGGGAAAGCAGTTCAGCGCCCTCAACAGCGTCACCTCGGGACGCGAGTCGCTCCGCCGGCTGGTCGCCCGCGCCCAGCGCGATCGCATGTGGCCCGTCGCGCTGCGGATCGTGGATGAGGCCGCGGGACCCAAGTGGCACGACCCAACCGGCGGCGCCACCCACTACACCCGCACCGGCGAACGCACGACCTGGACGCGTTCCCTGGCCCGCACCACTACGATCGGCCGCCACGCGTTTTACCGCTAA
- a CDS encoding YbhB/YbcL family Raf kinase inhibitor-like protein produces MKIVVNAFASGGVIPAQYSKRGGNRSPGMAFADVPRGAVSLVLIVDDPDAPSGLFTHWVVYDIDPRVTRVDENTVPTHGRQGRNSWGDTRYGGPQPPDREHRYFFRLHALDQRVDREPGIDRAQLERAMEGHVIAEAEYMGRYAPHTSEVV; encoded by the coding sequence ATGAAGATCGTGGTCAACGCCTTTGCGTCGGGGGGTGTGATTCCCGCGCAGTACTCGAAACGGGGCGGCAATCGCAGCCCGGGCATGGCGTTCGCGGACGTGCCCCGCGGGGCGGTGAGCTTGGTGCTGATCGTGGATGATCCCGACGCGCCGAGCGGACTCTTCACGCATTGGGTGGTCTACGACATCGATCCACGGGTCACGCGGGTCGACGAGAACACCGTGCCGACGCACGGCCGACAGGGGAGGAACAGTTGGGGCGACACGCGGTACGGGGGGCCCCAGCCGCCCGACCGCGAACACCGCTACTTCTTCCGTCTCCATGCCCTGGACCAGCGTGTGGACCGGGAGCCTGGGATTGACCGGGCGCAACTGGAGCGCGCGATGGAGGGGCATGTGATCGCCGAGGCCGAGTACATGGGCCGCTACGCCCCGCACACGAGCGAAGTTGTCTGA
- a CDS encoding host attachment protein: MSEHYFVTADNGHLRVYLERNEPGQRMPGLQQVEAMDFPAGRQSYNARDTAMAGRFQGSKHQAAATGAPGAAVARTGMSIDERLPMQREENRRRVRDVAAEIEAFFASRGGATWDFAGAPEFRSAVVEQLSPKVRTQLRRTISKDLVNQPAEDVRAHFVEAAGRH; encoded by the coding sequence ATGAGCGAACACTACTTCGTCACGGCGGATAACGGCCACCTGCGGGTCTACCTCGAACGCAACGAACCAGGACAACGGATGCCGGGGCTGCAGCAGGTTGAAGCGATGGACTTCCCGGCGGGGCGGCAGAGCTACAATGCTCGCGATACCGCGATGGCCGGTCGCTTCCAGGGATCGAAGCACCAGGCGGCGGCAACGGGCGCCCCGGGCGCAGCCGTCGCGCGCACCGGCATGTCCATCGACGAGCGGCTGCCGATGCAGCGCGAAGAGAACCGCCGCCGGGTGCGGGATGTGGCCGCGGAGATCGAGGCGTTCTTTGCCTCGCGCGGCGGCGCGACGTGGGACTTCGCCGGCGCCCCCGAGTTCAGAAGCGCGGTGGTGGAGCAGTTGTCGCCGAAGGTTCGCACGCAGTTGCGGCGCACCATCAGCAAGGACCTGGTCAACCAGCCGGCCGAGGACGTCCGGGCGCACTTTGTCGAGGCCGCGGGCCGACATTGA
- a CDS encoding Ohr family peroxiredoxin: MKTIHVAEMMAQGGRDGTVEAPDGDFRVQLATDGQPGSVTPEHLFAGAYGACYLGALENAARKAHVELKGVTLVARAHLEEDDRGGYSLSVELRAAMPGVKEAEAQHIMNLAHQTCPYSKAVRGNINVTLSFD, translated from the coding sequence ATGAAAACCATTCACGTGGCGGAAATGATGGCGCAGGGCGGCCGGGATGGGACCGTCGAGGCGCCGGACGGCGATTTCCGGGTGCAACTAGCGACCGACGGCCAGCCGGGCAGCGTCACCCCGGAGCACCTGTTCGCGGGCGCCTACGGTGCCTGTTATCTTGGCGCGCTGGAGAACGCCGCGCGCAAGGCCCATGTCGAACTGAAAGGAGTGACACTGGTTGCGAGGGCACACCTTGAGGAAGACGACCGAGGGGGGTATAGTCTCAGCGTCGAGCTGCGTGCCGCCATGCCGGGTGTGAAGGAAGCGGAGGCGCAGCATATCATGAACCTCGCCCACCAGACGTGCCCGTACTCCAAGGCCGTCCGCGGCAACATCAACGTCACCCTGTCATTCGACTAA
- a CDS encoding DUF2934 domain-containing protein gives MENATPDNTAHPPRPELAREQIAERARRLWMERGSPGGRDLEHWLDAERQLRDEFAQRERTPRSAPPAKPRHMDLNEAEKRLDGLVEPKPNPARRTPAGENL, from the coding sequence ATGGAGAACGCGACGCCTGACAACACCGCCCACCCGCCTCGTCCCGAACTTGCCCGCGAACAGATCGCCGAACGCGCCCGCCGACTCTGGATGGAGCGCGGGAGCCCGGGAGGGCGGGATCTCGAACACTGGCTCGACGCCGAACGGCAGCTCCGGGACGAGTTTGCCCAGCGTGAACGCACCCCCAGGTCGGCTCCGCCCGCGAAACCGCGCCACATGGACCTGAACGAGGCAGAGAAACGGCTCGACGGCCTGGTCGAACCGAAACCCAACCCGGCCCGGCGCACGCCGGCTGGCGAGAACCTCTGA
- a CDS encoding elongation factor G, whose amino-acid sequence MKDYASSDLRNFAVLGHASAGKTMLAEAMMACSGRIGRMGSIAAGTTVSDYHDSERKHQISVHASLLHTEWMEKKFNILDCPGYTDFISEGLGAMRVGDFAVIVINAAHGIGIGTDASWDYATHFGLPKIVVINGLDKPNVSFDDIVADTRAHFGKNVFPMTIPLNVGPGFSHTLDVLRNELVTYTPGGTGKYTETPPGALSERVEQLHRELIEFVAESDDSLMEKFFEKGVLAEEELRAGLHKTIQNQVFVPLFAVSAETNVGVARLMDFMAKYGSSPLDRAEVPAKDASGVAGSVQLSQPEPVVYVFKTMNEPGVGELSLFRLFSGTLKSGDELRNTTRDLSERVGQLYLLNGRERIPVPLLRAGDLGAAVKLRDTHTGDTLCAPKYQVVLPKVEYPRPNIHAALRLRSKGDEDKLAVGLATLHQEDPTFHYRVDEEVHQTIVSGQGEIHLQVIVERLARRFGVTVDLEEPHIPYRETIRGRGDSRYRHKKQTGGAGQFAEVWLRVEPGPRDTGVEFKQSLVGTNVDRVFVPSVEKGVQTACKEGIYAGFRVTDVKAEFYDGKMHPVDSKDIAFQVAGYHAFKEAFQAASPCLLEPIYTVAVTVPEDFVGAVLGDLSSRRGQIMGVESDGHFQIIRAKVPQKDLYHYSTVVRSLTSGRGRHAEEFSHYAEVPAEYVQKILAERAKRNGPVAVEK is encoded by the coding sequence ATGAAAGACTACGCCTCTTCAGACCTGAGAAACTTCGCTGTGCTGGGCCATGCGTCCGCCGGAAAGACGATGCTCGCCGAGGCCATGATGGCCTGTTCGGGACGCATCGGCCGGATGGGCTCAATCGCCGCCGGCACCACGGTTTCCGACTATCACGATAGCGAGCGCAAGCACCAGATTTCGGTGCATGCCTCGCTCCTCCACACGGAATGGATGGAGAAGAAGTTCAACATCCTCGATTGCCCGGGCTACACCGACTTCATCAGCGAAGGTCTCGGTGCGATGCGCGTCGGCGACTTCGCCGTGATCGTGATCAACGCCGCCCATGGCATCGGCATCGGCACCGACGCCTCCTGGGACTACGCCACCCATTTTGGCCTGCCGAAGATCGTCGTGATCAACGGGCTCGATAAGCCCAACGTCAGCTTCGACGACATCGTCGCCGATACCCGCGCCCACTTTGGCAAGAACGTGTTCCCGATGACGATCCCGCTCAACGTCGGGCCCGGCTTCAGCCACACGCTCGACGTCCTGCGCAACGAGCTCGTGACGTACACTCCCGGTGGCACCGGCAAGTACACGGAGACACCACCCGGCGCCCTTTCCGAACGCGTCGAACAGCTCCATCGCGAGCTCATCGAGTTCGTCGCCGAATCGGACGACAGCCTGATGGAGAAGTTCTTCGAGAAAGGCGTCCTGGCGGAGGAGGAGCTACGGGCCGGCCTGCACAAGACCATCCAAAACCAGGTTTTCGTCCCCCTCTTCGCGGTGTCCGCCGAGACCAACGTCGGCGTAGCCCGCCTGATGGACTTCATGGCAAAATACGGCTCCTCGCCACTCGATCGTGCCGAGGTGCCAGCCAAAGATGCGAGTGGAGTAGCCGGCTCGGTGCAGCTTTCGCAGCCCGAGCCGGTCGTGTATGTGTTCAAGACGATGAACGAGCCCGGCGTCGGCGAGCTGTCGCTGTTCCGGCTGTTCTCGGGCACCCTCAAGTCAGGCGACGAGCTTCGCAACACCACCCGCGATCTCAGCGAGCGCGTCGGCCAGCTCTACCTCCTCAATGGGCGCGAGCGCATCCCGGTTCCCCTCCTCCGCGCCGGCGACCTCGGCGCCGCCGTCAAGCTGCGCGACACCCACACCGGCGACACCCTCTGCGCGCCGAAGTACCAGGTCGTGCTGCCCAAGGTCGAATACCCACGGCCCAACATCCACGCCGCCCTCCGCCTGCGTTCAAAGGGCGATGAGGACAAGCTCGCCGTGGGTCTCGCCACGCTCCATCAGGAAGACCCGACCTTCCACTACCGCGTCGACGAGGAGGTGCACCAGACCATCGTCTCCGGCCAGGGCGAAATCCATCTGCAGGTCATCGTCGAACGCCTCGCCCGCCGCTTCGGCGTCACCGTCGACCTGGAGGAACCGCATATTCCCTATCGCGAAACCATTCGCGGCCGCGGCGACTCCCGCTACCGGCACAAGAAGCAGACCGGTGGTGCGGGCCAGTTCGCCGAAGTGTGGCTGCGCGTCGAACCAGGTCCCCGCGACACCGGCGTCGAATTCAAGCAGTCCCTCGTCGGCACCAACGTCGATCGCGTGTTCGTCCCCTCCGTCGAGAAGGGCGTCCAGACCGCCTGCAAGGAGGGCATCTACGCCGGCTTCCGCGTCACCGACGTCAAAGCCGAGTTCTACGACGGCAAGATGCACCCGGTGGACTCAAAGGATATCGCCTTCCAGGTCGCCGGCTACCACGCCTTCAAGGAGGCCTTCCAGGCCGCCAGCCCGTGTCTGCTCGAGCCCATCTACACCGTGGCCGTGACCGTGCCCGAGGACTTCGTGGGCGCCGTGCTCGGTGATCTCTCCTCCCGCCGCGGCCAGATCATGGGCGTCGAGAGCGACGGCCATTTCCAGATCATCCGCGCCAAGGTGCCGCAGAAGGATCTGTACCACTACAGCACGGTCGTCCGCTCGCTCACCAGCGGTCGCGGACGCCACGCCGAAGAATTCAGTCATTACGCCGAAGTACCGGCGGAGTACGTTCAGAAAATCCTCGCCGAACGGGCCAAGCGCAACGGTCCCGTCGCCGTCGAGAAGTGA
- a CDS encoding DUF2934 domain-containing protein: MKPRSSPPGTGIKPPTHEQIAALAHELWRERGCPEGSDIDIWLEAERQLAGAPPAQPAARDPIPADMANTDPDTDPALNSRIERELRPIGRMGPPRSSSSFNI, from the coding sequence ATGAAACCGCGAAGCTCCCCGCCCGGCACGGGCATCAAACCACCCACCCACGAACAAATCGCCGCCCTCGCCCACGAGCTCTGGCGCGAGCGGGGTTGCCCCGAGGGCAGCGACATCGACATCTGGCTCGAAGCCGAACGCCAGCTCGCCGGTGCTCCGCCCGCCCAACCGGCCGCCCGCGATCCGATCCCGGCCGACATGGCCAACACCGATCCGGACACTGATCCCGCCCTGAACTCCCGGATCGAGCGCGAGCTCCGGCCCATCGGTCGCATGGGCCCGCCGCGCAGCTCCAGCTCGTTCAATATCTAG
- a CDS encoding four-helix bundle copper-binding protein: MKTIDLMLRRHPRGEFQHTSDYVDALDALESCAATCTACADACLGEPEHLDRLRRCISTNLDCADVCNAAARVLTRQTETPNELVHAQLHACILACQLCAEECERHADMHDHCRVCAETCRHCQERCNFLLGEISSSGMADASAPDESPAMS; encoded by the coding sequence ATGAAAACCATCGACCTGATGCTGCGCCGCCATCCCCGCGGCGAGTTCCAACATACTTCCGATTACGTCGACGCCCTCGATGCCCTCGAGTCCTGCGCCGCCACGTGCACCGCGTGCGCGGACGCCTGCCTCGGCGAACCCGAGCATCTCGACCGGCTCCGCCGCTGCATCAGTACCAACCTCGACTGCGCCGACGTCTGCAACGCCGCCGCCCGCGTCCTCACCCGCCAGACCGAGACGCCCAACGAGCTCGTCCACGCCCAGCTCCACGCGTGCATCCTCGCCTGCCAGCTTTGCGCCGAGGAATGCGAGCGCCACGCCGACATGCACGACCACTGCCGCGTCTGCGCCGAGACCTGCCGCCACTGCCAGGAACGCTGCAACTTCCTCCTCGGCGAGATCAGCTCCTCCGGCATGGCCGACGCCTCCGCGCCCGACGAGAGTCCCGCGATGTCCTGA
- a CDS encoding paraquat-inducible protein A → MEGSLPTPLSCRVCGCAHRAVHLRPGERALCVRCGSRLAARPPQPQAALALTITALIFAVPALRLPLVTVDKFGAEHASYVWSGITALWHNGMPLLSVWVALCGVVVPCTVLASLLMLVSAARPRPSGRVGVLSAGFVAALQRWSMPEVQILAILVAFVKIGAVVQVRPGPGLWCYAGMSWAMLLAWRRMEGART, encoded by the coding sequence ATGGAAGGTTCTCTCCCCACCCCGCTCTCCTGCCGCGTCTGTGGCTGCGCCCACCGCGCGGTGCATCTTCGCCCCGGCGAGCGCGCGTTGTGTGTCCGCTGCGGCAGCCGCTTGGCCGCCCGTCCGCCGCAACCCCAAGCCGCCCTGGCCCTGACGATCACCGCACTGATCTTCGCGGTGCCCGCGCTCCGGCTTCCGCTCGTCACCGTCGACAAATTCGGTGCCGAGCACGCCAGCTACGTGTGGTCCGGCATCACCGCGCTCTGGCACAACGGCATGCCTCTCCTCTCGGTCTGGGTCGCCCTCTGCGGCGTGGTCGTGCCGTGCACCGTCCTGGCTTCGCTCCTGATGCTCGTCAGCGCCGCGCGCCCCCGGCCCAGCGGTCGTGTCGGCGTCCTCTCCGCCGGGTTCGTCGCCGCCCTGCAGCGCTGGTCCATGCCCGAGGTCCAGATTCTGGCGATCCTCGTCGCCTTCGTGAAGATCGGCGCCGTTGTGCAGGTGCGGCCGGGCCCCGGCCTGTGGTGCTATGCGGGCATGAGCTGGGCGATGTTGCTCGCCTGGCGGCGCATGGAGGGCGCCCGCACATGA
- a CDS encoding paraquat-inducible protein A: MNAPPARPARIHRRDHARAAAFTLAATIMLVPANVLPVFTTIIPGRSRTDTIMSGIVGLCEDGSWAIAAIVFAASILVPMLKIAGIATLLLAARRHPAPARRRALTRLYAVLDFIGRWSMLDVFLVAFLCGAVQFGLLAHIQPHAGSLAFAAAVVLTMLATDAFDPRSLWDDAPQPQKERP; the protein is encoded by the coding sequence ATGAACGCCCCACCCGCCCGCCCCGCGCGCATCCACCGGCGCGATCACGCGCGCGCCGCCGCGTTCACGCTCGCCGCCACGATCATGCTCGTCCCGGCCAACGTGCTCCCGGTCTTCACTACGATCATTCCCGGCCGCTCGCGCACCGACACCATCATGTCCGGCATCGTCGGACTCTGCGAGGACGGCTCCTGGGCGATCGCCGCCATCGTCTTCGCCGCGAGCATCCTGGTGCCCATGCTCAAGATTGCCGGCATCGCCACGCTCCTGCTCGCCGCCCGGCGCCACCCCGCCCCCGCGCGCCGCCGCGCCCTCACCCGCCTCTACGCGGTCCTCGATTTCATCGGCCGGTGGTCGATGCTCGACGTCTTCCTCGTCGCGTTCCTCTGCGGCGCCGTGCAGTTCGGCCTCCTGGCGCACATCCAGCCCCACGCCGGTTCGCTGGCCTTCGCCGCCGCCGTCGTGCTCACCATGCTCGCGACCGATGCGTTCGACCCGCGCTCGCTCTGGGACGACGCGCCCCAGCCGCAAAAGGAGCGCCCATGA
- a CDS encoding MlaD family protein: protein MSPTAPAPAPTSPPAPRLSRRPALPLVWVVPLVALAVAGWMLLRQFRDHGPTITIEFSRGAGVEAGKTELEHKGVAIGVVTAVRLKDDLSGVILDVRLTKTGAAVARTGSEFWIVHPEVSFAGIRGLETLVSGVRLQVRPGTGKSATHFRGLDRPPAIDDPESGRAFVLRANRLGGLRPGAPVYFRGVKIGLVETTRLASDATAALIRVRIYTPYVDLVRTNSQFWNVGGISFRLGFTGAEVKSTTLQSLLLGGVSLGTPDGELAPPALEGTEYVLHEDPEKEWLQWRPRIPITPVESTPKTEPAEAPQLLGQPVPPAP, encoded by the coding sequence ATGAGCCCCACCGCCCCGGCCCCCGCTCCCACGTCCCCGCCCGCTCCTCGCCTTTCCCGCCGGCCCGCGCTTCCGCTCGTCTGGGTCGTGCCGCTCGTCGCTCTCGCCGTCGCCGGATGGATGCTGCTTCGCCAGTTCCGCGACCACGGTCCAACGATCACCATCGAGTTCTCCCGCGGTGCCGGCGTCGAGGCCGGCAAGACTGAACTGGAACACAAGGGCGTCGCCATCGGCGTCGTCACGGCTGTCCGCCTCAAGGACGACCTCAGCGGCGTCATCCTCGACGTACGGCTCACCAAAACCGGCGCCGCCGTTGCCCGCACCGGCTCCGAGTTTTGGATTGTCCACCCGGAGGTCAGCTTCGCCGGAATCCGCGGCCTCGAAACCCTCGTATCCGGCGTGCGGCTCCAGGTCCGCCCCGGCACTGGGAAATCCGCCACGCATTTCCGCGGCCTCGACCGTCCCCCCGCCATCGACGATCCGGAGTCGGGCCGCGCCTTCGTGCTGCGCGCCAACCGTCTCGGCGGACTCAGGCCCGGCGCGCCCGTGTACTTCCGGGGCGTGAAGATCGGCCTCGTCGAAACCACGCGCCTGGCCAGCGACGCCACCGCGGCCCTGATCCGCGTCCGGATCTACACGCCGTACGTCGACCTCGTGCGCACCAACTCGCAGTTCTGGAACGTCGGCGGCATCTCGTTCCGACTCGGCTTCACCGGCGCCGAGGTGAAGTCCACCACGCTCCAGTCGCTTCTCCTCGGCGGCGTCAGCCTCGGCACGCCCGACGGCGAACTCGCCCCGCCCGCCCTCGAGGGCACCGAGTACGTGCTTCACGAGGATCCGGAGAAGGAGTGGCTGCAATGGCGCCCGCGCATTCCGATCACGCCCGTGGAGAGCACGCCCAAGACCGAACCCGCCGAGGCGCCGCAGTTGCTCGGCCAACCCGTACCGCCCGCCCCCTAA
- a CDS encoding DUF2231 domain-containing protein, whose product MKPVELLQGKWLGHPLHPAIVHVPIGLWIVAAILDYVGRDAARDSVIPLLAIFCVGTGLVGALLAVPTGVADWSSIKKEKPAWKLGLYHLALNLLAAILWAANFGLRWTALSTPHPITPPILATSTAGAVLVVLSGYLGSLMVFDHGISVARQSKAKWRRQAEAGGARLPESK is encoded by the coding sequence GTGAAACCCGTCGAACTGCTGCAAGGCAAATGGCTCGGACACCCGCTCCACCCCGCGATCGTCCACGTGCCGATCGGTCTCTGGATCGTCGCCGCCATTCTCGACTACGTCGGCCGCGACGCAGCGCGCGATAGCGTCATCCCGCTGTTGGCGATCTTCTGCGTGGGCACCGGCCTCGTCGGCGCCCTCCTGGCCGTGCCAACCGGCGTCGCGGACTGGTCGTCCATCAAGAAGGAGAAGCCGGCCTGGAAACTCGGGCTGTACCACCTGGCCCTCAACCTCCTCGCCGCGATTTTGTGGGCGGCCAATTTCGGGCTCCGCTGGACCGCCCTGTCGACCCCGCACCCGATCACTCCGCCCATCCTTGCGACCTCCACCGCCGGCGCCGTGCTCGTGGTCCTCAGCGGGTATCTAGGTTCGTTGATGGTCTTCGACCACGGCATCAGCGTCGCGCGGCAGTCGAAAGCCAAGTGGCGCCGCCAGGCCGAGGCCGGTGGCGCGCGCCTGCCGGAGTCCAAGTAG
- a CDS encoding DUF2231 domain-containing protein, which yields MPALKDVLEGKPLRSPLHPALVHLPIALFPLAVLLDVASWIADTRSVPLVSAAFIALLVGLGTALLAAVFGFVDYTDIRDDHPAKKTATTHLVLNLVAVGLFAASAGLRYSALDAARTPAAPLVVALIGLGVLGYSGYLGGTLVYDDGVGVGRHRRRTRLPETTIVRKGTESPLPVARDADLREGETLRVSHNGIIATVARVDGAVYAFQEFCTHRFGPLSEGQLTGCEITCPWHRSRFDVRTGEPTHGPAKVALRTFKTEIRDGQIWVWL from the coding sequence ATGCCCGCGCTCAAAGACGTCCTCGAGGGCAAGCCCCTGCGCAGTCCGCTCCACCCGGCGCTCGTGCACCTGCCCATCGCGCTGTTTCCGCTCGCGGTGCTGCTCGACGTCGCCAGCTGGATCGCCGACACGCGCAGCGTCCCGCTCGTCTCCGCCGCCTTCATTGCGCTCCTCGTAGGTCTCGGCACCGCGCTGCTCGCCGCCGTCTTCGGCTTCGTCGATTACACCGACATCCGCGACGACCATCCCGCCAAGAAGACCGCCACCACCCATCTGGTTCTCAACTTGGTGGCCGTCGGGCTGTTCGCCGCAAGTGCCGGCCTACGCTACAGCGCGCTCGACGCCGCCCGCACGCCCGCCGCGCCGCTCGTGGTGGCGCTGATCGGCCTGGGCGTGCTCGGTTACTCCGGCTACCTCGGCGGTACGCTCGTGTACGACGACGGAGTCGGCGTGGGGCGACACCGCCGCCGCACGCGACTCCCGGAAACGACGATCGTCCGCAAGGGCACCGAGTCTCCTCTGCCCGTCGCGCGCGACGCCGATCTGCGCGAGGGCGAGACCCTGCGCGTGAGCCACAACGGCATCATCGCCACCGTCGCCCGCGTCGACGGCGCCGTGTACGCGTTTCAGGAGTTCTGCACGCACCGCTTCGGCCCGCTCTCCGAGGGCCAACTCACGGGCTGCGAGATCACCTGCCCCTGGCATCGCTCGCGTTTCGACGTCCGCACCGGCGAGCCCACGCACGGCCCCGCCAAGGTCGCGCTGCGCACGTTCAAGACCGAGATCCGCGACGGCCAGATCTGGGTGTGGCTGTAA
- a CDS encoding YXWGXW repeat-containing protein, whose amino-acid sequence MRKQILIASAIGLTTLLTGCVGTGPNTQEGAVTGGALGAIAGAIIGHNSGSGNTLGGALIGGAAGALAGGTLGNAADHENGTVYGSRTAAPAQTSYTVVQQMPPPMPPPPAVQEVVTPSPAANAVWIPGYWTYDGRAYSWIPSHWEIPPANSSTHVAAHWENQGNGYFFVPAYWR is encoded by the coding sequence ATGAGAAAACAGATCCTCATCGCCTCGGCGATTGGCCTCACGACGCTGCTTACGGGCTGCGTCGGCACGGGACCTAATACCCAGGAAGGTGCGGTCACCGGAGGCGCGCTTGGCGCGATCGCTGGTGCCATCATCGGTCACAACAGCGGCAGCGGAAACACCCTGGGTGGCGCGCTGATCGGCGGCGCCGCCGGGGCGCTGGCGGGTGGCACGCTCGGCAACGCCGCCGACCACGAGAACGGCACGGTTTATGGCAGCCGTACGGCGGCGCCGGCACAGACGTCTTACACGGTGGTGCAGCAGATGCCTCCGCCAATGCCGCCGCCACCCGCGGTGCAGGAGGTTGTGACGCCCTCGCCGGCGGCGAACGCCGTCTGGATTCCGGGCTACTGGACCTATGACGGCCGGGCCTATTCGTGGATTCCGAGCCATTGGGAAATCCCGCCGGCAAACAGCAGCACGCACGTGGCGGCGCACTGGGAGAACCAGGGCAACGGCTACTTCTTCGTGCCCGCTTACTGGCGGTAA
- a CDS encoding NAD(P)H-quinone oxidoreductase has protein sequence MKAVVIPQPGPAEVLTLAERPTPAVGPKDVLIRVKAAGVNRADLIQRDGKYPAPAGVVPDIPGLEVSGVVEACGDEVKRWRQGDAVCALLAGGGYAEQVVIDAGSCLPVPAGWSFSDAAALPEALFTVWSNVFQRGRLQPGESFLVHGGTSGIGMAALQLARAFNARAFATAGSDEKCRACEAAGAVRAINYRTEDFETVLKDQGVDVILDMIGGEYTAKNLRLLRPEGRLVFINAMKGGKAEFSAHQVMSRRLTITGSTLRARENAYKASLAADVEHHIWPLLTAGKFRANVCKTFPLAEAAAAHRLMESSAHVGKIVLTV, from the coding sequence ATGAAAGCCGTCGTCATCCCCCAACCTGGTCCGGCCGAGGTGCTGACCCTCGCTGAACGCCCGACGCCCGCCGTCGGCCCGAAGGATGTCCTCATCCGCGTCAAAGCCGCCGGCGTCAATCGCGCCGACCTGATCCAGCGCGACGGAAAATACCCCGCGCCGGCCGGCGTCGTGCCCGACATCCCGGGCCTCGAGGTCTCGGGCGTGGTCGAAGCTTGCGGCGACGAGGTGAAGCGCTGGCGGCAGGGCGACGCCGTATGCGCGCTCCTCGCCGGCGGCGGTTACGCCGAGCAGGTGGTGATCGACGCCGGGAGCTGCCTGCCCGTACCGGCCGGGTGGAGTTTCAGTGACGCCGCCGCGCTGCCCGAGGCCCTCTTCACCGTCTGGAGCAATGTCTTTCAACGCGGCCGCCTGCAACCCGGCGAGTCCTTCCTCGTCCACGGCGGCACCAGCGGCATCGGCATGGCCGCGCTCCAGCTCGCGCGCGCGTTCAACGCCCGCGCGTTCGCCACGGCCGGCAGCGATGAAAAGTGCCGCGCCTGCGAAGCCGCGGGCGCCGTCCGCGCCATCAACTACCGCACCGAGGATTTCGAAACCGTCCTCAAGGACCAGGGCGTCGACGTGATCCTCGACATGATCGGCGGTGAATACACGGCGAAGAACCTGCGCCTGCTGCGACCCGAAGGCCGGCTCGTGTTCATCAACGCCATGAAGGGCGGCAAGGCCGAGTTCAGCGCCCACCAGGTCATGTCGCGCCGCCTCACCATCACCGGCAGCACGCTCCGCGCCCGCGAGAACGCCTACAAGGCCTCGCTCGCCGCCGACGTGGAGCACCACATCTGGCCGCTGCTCACCGCCGGGAAATTCCGCGCCAACGTGTGCAAGACCTTCCCGCTCGCCGAAGCCGCCGCCGCCCACCGGCTCATGGAAAGCAGCGCCCACGTCGGCAAGATCGTCCTCACGGTCTGA